One Notolabrus celidotus isolate fNotCel1 chromosome 16, fNotCel1.pri, whole genome shotgun sequence DNA window includes the following coding sequences:
- the fhod3a gene encoding FH1/FH2 domain-containing protein 3 isoform X3, translated as MAEGLTCLIKVGAEADQNYQNYILRALGQIMLYVDGMNGVIGHVETIQWLYTLVGSKFRLVVKTALKLLLVFVEYSESNAPLLIEAITSVDTKTGCKPWSNTMEILHEKDGVDTELLVYAMTLINKTLAALPDQDSFYDMVDGLEEQGMETVTQRHLGRKGTDLDLVEQLNIYEMTLRHEDGDDDSQPPPTGRRDRRRVSTGCGDKKRGLERRRSRRASHGRSGQASPCSPASPQRSNFQPFNGQRAEDMSESTATHLPSIIHRTTVQSITITSRKESIKEEEQRNRTEPPPPPALHPPPTPTSSSLSPPAQPSLLASLLARKRSIVTVPAAKEVSPPSRGSNRPSPDRLPYLPHSPFHLFSYDLDEEPSPPAPAKPSEESPKTTSLRNGGVMSFSSLSSPSTPTSPRPALGGLLSSSYRQHQESLAAERERRRLEREERLQRIEREERNKHSRDFVDKMEEARHAREERYKNVERLAAEEYEKERVRVSRTRPDLNLNFEPSEAWPSSSRSSSPSSFASQDDTEADLEPEAPATASPPSETGEADDFSACVETEEKEATAADEEEQKEEEEQAEEEAQEVEEEAQEEAVVEKEEESEKECEQEKEKEAEEAEEDSGILSDKERQNEEVNEKDNCSASSISSASSTLEREERGSSENGLKEADVNEHSSKLLNSKLFMLDMLYSQNKKPSDEKDEEEDAEKEKDKDKGEGEDKDVQEDAEGEQGAEQEGNNKDDKSDPRGTIRPFAERFGDLIKDLNSPHPHLDVPANEPPPPPPKKESDTIWDQLLASPRELRIGDINFTDLTEDDDKDILDAVLIGGCSDLPPPPPPPPCIPRFPPPPPMLGSCPPPPPLIGIMRAPPPPLFNAQVPVPPPPEPPLFNKKKKTIRLFWSEVHPTDPQYRDYKRSGDSLWSKLDPVKLDTAKLEHLFESKSKEIAVTKKTAADGKRQEIIVLDSKRSNAINIGLTVLPPPRTIKTAILNFDEYALNKEGIEKILTMTPTEEEKQRIQEAQLANPDLPLGSAEQFLLTLSSISELTARLQLWAFKMDYEATEKEVAEPLQDLKEGMEQLEKNKTLRYILSTLLSIGNFLNGSNAKGFEMTYLEKVPEVKDTVHKQSLLHHVCSVVVENFPQSTDLYSEIGAITRSAKVDFDQLQENLCLMERRCKASWDHLKVIAKHEMKPQLKQRMSDFLKDCAERIIILKIVHRRIINRFHSFLLYLGHPAYSVREISVHRFSKILSEFALEYRTTRDRVLQQKQKRADHRERNKTRGKMIIDVNAPCARYGSSSSNSAPSGSQESEQPQGLGHSEDAAEHENMKAVLRTSLSGGDKEASGVPGLRTRTRSRPGRGGRTVQAWTPPVEDTQICGDDAADEIMERIVRSATQGPGTRAQPRERRRSRANRKSLRRTLKNGLTPEEALALGLSDSPDPPM; from the exons ATGGCTGAAGGTCTAACATGTCTCATCAAGGTGGGAGCTGAAGCTGACCAAAACTACCAGAACTACATATTGAGAG cccTGGGGCAGATCATGCTGTACGTAGACGGGATGAACGGAGTCATCGGACATGTCGAGACAATCCAGTGGCTCTACACTCTTGTTGGCTCAAAG TTCCGTCTGGTGGTGAAAACAGCTCTGAAGCTGTTGCTGGTGTTTGTCGAGTACTCTGAGTCAAACGCTCCTCTGCTGATAGAAGCCATCACCTCTGTGGACACCAAGACAG GCTGCAAGCCGTGGTCCAACACTATGGAGATCTTACATGAGAAGGACGGAGTGGACACAGAACTGCTGGTCTATGCCATGACCCTCATTAATAAG ACACTTGCAGCACTGCCTGACCAGGATTCATTCTATGACATGGTGGACGGTCTGGAGGAGCAGGGCATGGAGACAGTGACACAGAGACACCTGGGGAGGAAAGGCACTGATCTGGACTTGGTAGAGCAGCTCAACATCTATGAG ATGACCCTACGGCATGAAGACGGCGACGATGACAGCCAGCCTCCACCAACAGGACGCCGGGACCGCCGTCGAGTCAGCACGGGGTGTGGGGACAAGAAACGTGGCTTGGAGAGGAGGCGGAGCCGCAGGGCCTCTCATGGGAGGTCTGGTCAGGCATCTCCCTGCAGCCCTGCATCCCCTCAGAGATCCAACTTCCAGCCATTTAATGGACAGAGAGCTGAGGACATGAGCGAGAG CACGGCTACACACCTACCATCCATAATCCACCGAACAACTGTCCAGTCCATCACTATCACATCCAGAAAGGAGAGTataaaagaggaggagcagaggaatcGGACtgaaccccctccaccacccGCCCTCCACCCCCCTCCtacccccacctcctcctctctcagcccCCCGGCCCAGCCCTCCCTGCTGGCCTCCCTGCTGGCCAGGAAGAGGTCCATCGTCACCGTTCCGGCTGCTAAAGAGGTCAGCCCACCTTCCCGTGGCAGCAACCGTCCCTCTCCTGACCGCCTGCCCTACCTGCCACACTCACCCTTCCACCTCTTCTCCTACGACCTCGATGAGGAGCCATCGCCCCCGGCTCCGGCCAAACCCAGTGAGGAGTCACCCAAAACAACATCTCTCAG GAATGGAGGTGTCatgtctttctcctctctcagcaGTCCAAGTACGCCCACCAGCCCCAG GCCGGCTCTGGGTGGACTTCTGTCATCCTCATACAGACAACACCAGGAATCTCTGGCGGCTGAGCGAGAGCGCCGCCGcttggagagagaggagagattgcAGAGgatagaaagagaggagaggaacaagCACAG CCGCGACTTTGTGGATAAAATGGAAGAGGCCAGGCATGCGCGGGAGGAGAG ATATAAGAACGTTGAGCGTCTTGCAGCTGAAGAGTATGAAAAGGAGCGCGTCCGGGTGTCAAGGACTCGCCCCGATCTCAACCTGAACTTTGAACCCTCGGAGGCCTGGCCCTCGTCTTCCCGTAGCAGCAGCCCGTCCTCCTTTGCTTCCCAGGACGACACAGAGGCTGACCTCGAACCTGAGGCTCCCGCCACTGCTTCCCCGCCTTCTGAGACAG GAGAGGCAGACGACTTCAGTGCCTGTgtagaaacagaggaaaaagaggccaCCGCTGCAGACGAAGaggaacagaaagaggaggaagaacaggcagaggaggaagcaCAGGAAGTAGAGGAGGAGGCACAGGAGGAAGCGGTGgtagaaaaggaggaggaaagcgAAAAGGAGTGTGAGCAGgaaaaggagaaggaggcagaggaggcagaggaggacagTGGCATCCTGAGCGATAAGGAACGACAGAATGAAGAGGTGAACGAGAAAGACAACTGCTCGGCCTCCAGTATCTCCTCTGCCAGCAGCACTctggaaagagaggagagggggagcagCGAGAATG gCCTTAAGGAGGCAGACGTGAATGAGCACAGCAGCAAACTCCTCAACAGCAAGCTGTTCATGCTGGACATGCTCTACTCTCAGAACAAGAAGCCCAGTGATGagaaggatgaagaagaagatgcagagaaggagaaagacaaagacaaaggagagggggaggacaaaGACGTGCAGGAGGATGCTGAAGGAGAGCAGGGTGCTGAGCAGGAGGGCAACAACAAGGACGACAAATCCGATCCCCGTGGGACCATCCGACCGTTTGCTGAGCGGTTTGGAGACTTGATTAAGGACCTGAATTCACCACATCCTCACCTGGATGTCCCAGCCAATGAGCCCCCGCCTCCCCCACCCAAAAAAGAATCAGACACAATCTGGGACCAGCTCCTGGCCAGCCCTCGAGAGCTGCGCATTGGGGACATCAACTTCACTGACCTGACAGAGGACGATGACAAAGACATTCTGGATGCTGTTCTGATAGGAGGCTGTAGCGACCTCCCACCCCCTCCGCCCCCTCCGCCCTGTATCCCACGCTTCCCACCACCCCCACCCATGCTAGGCAGCTGCCCCCCACCGCCTCCCTTGATCGGGATTATGAgggccccccctcctcccttatTCAACGCTCAAGTTCCAGTGCCTCCTCCACCGGAGCCGCCTCTCtttaacaagaagaagaaaacaatcagACTCTTCTGGAGCGAG GTGCATCCTACAGACCCTCAGTATAGGGACTATAAGCGGAGCGGAGATTCGCTTTGGTCCAAACTGGATCCAGTAAAGTTGGACACAGCCAAGCTGGAGCACCTGTTCGAGTCCAAATCAAAGGAAATTGCAGTTACAAAG aaaacagcagcagacgGGAAACGCCAGGAGATCATCGTTTTGGATTCCAAGAGGAGTAACGCCATAAACATCGGTCTCACGGTGCTGCCTCCTCCTCGCACTATAAAGACAGCCATCCTTAACTTTGACGAGTACGCACTCAACAAGGAGGGCATCGAG AAAATCCTGACGATGACCCCCACagaagaggagaagcagaggatCCAGGAGGCCCAGCTGGCAAACCCTGATCTCCCGCTTGGCTCAGCTGAGCAgttcctcctcactctgtcctccaTCAGCGAGCTCACTGCTAGACTTCAGCTCTGGGCCTTCAAGATGGACTACGAGGCAACCGAGAAG gaAGTAGCAGAGCCATTGCAGGATCTAAAAGAAGGAATGGAGCAGCTGGAGAAGAACAAAACTCTGCGTTACATCCTCTCCACACTGCTCTCTATCGGGAACTTCCTCAATGGCAGCAAT GCCAAAGGCTTCGAGATGACATATTTGGAGAAAGTTCCAGAGGTGAAGGACACGGTTCATAAGCAGTCTCTGCTGCATCACGTCTGCTCTGTGGTGGTGGAGAACTTCCCTCAGAGCACCGACCTCTACTCTGAGATAGGAGCCATCACACGATCTGCAAAG GTGGATTTCGACCAGCTGCAAGAAAACCTCTGTCTGATGGAGCGACGCTGCAAAGCCTCATGGGACCACCTGAAGGTGATTGCCAAGCATGAGATGAAACCTCAGCTGAAGCAGAGGATGTCtgactttctcaaagactgtgcAGAGAGGATCATCATCCTCAAGATTGTTCACAGAAGGATCATCAACAG GTTCCATTCGTTCCTGTTGTACCTCGGTCACCCCGCCTACAGTGTGAGAGAGATCAGCGTCCACAGGTTCAGTAAAATCCTAAGCGAATTTGCACTGGAGTATCGAACCACCCGAGACCGCgtgctgcagcagaaacagaaacgAGCCGACCACCGTGAACGTAACAAGACCCGAGGAAAGATGATCATTGACGTCAATGCTCCT TGTGCTCGTTATggctccagcagcagcaacagcgcCCCTAGTGGTAGCCAGGAGAGCGAGCAGCCTCAGGGTCTGGGTCACTCTGAGGACGCAGCAGAGCACGAGAACATGAAAGCAGTGCTGAGAACCAGCCTCAGCGGTGGAGACAAGGAGGCCAGCGGAGTACCTGGACTTAGGACACGAACAAGATCAAGGCCTGGACGAGGAG GCCGCACTGTGCAGGCATGGACGCCACCCGTGGAGGACACTCAGATCTGTGGAGACGACGCTGCAGATGAGATCATGGAGCGTATTGTGAGGTCAGCCACTCAGGGTCCAGGAACCAGAGCCCAGCCCCGAGAAAGGAGGAGGTCCAGGGCCAACCGAAAGTCAT TGAGGCGAACTCTGAAGAACGGTCTGACCCCAGAAGAAGCTCTCGCTTTAGGACTTTCTGATTCACCTGACCCACCAATGTGA